One Psychrobacillus glaciei genomic region harbors:
- a CDS encoding DUF1292 domain-containing protein — protein sequence MEENTGKVEVGEIFTVLDENDQEQEMEVLGLLTVEDNEYAAVSFVDDIEGESEEDIDIFFFRVEDDEELSMIESDEEFEKVSAAFRIAEED from the coding sequence ATGGAAGAAAATACAGGAAAAGTAGAAGTTGGCGAAATTTTTACTGTACTAGACGAAAACGATCAAGAGCAGGAAATGGAAGTACTAGGTCTGTTAACTGTTGAGGACAACGAATATGCTGCTGTTAGCTTTGTAGACGATATCGAAGGAGAATCGGAAGAGGATATTGACATTTTCTTTTTCCGAGTGGAAGACGACGAGGAATTATCCATGATCGAGAGTGACGAGGAATTCGAAAAAGTATCTGCAGCATTTAGAATAGCTGAAGAAGACTAA
- a CDS encoding DUF1292 domain-containing protein, giving the protein MLEKMGSIEVGDILSVMDRDNQKQKIEVIGLLTIEDKEYAAFAFADDGQEKNEKEVGVFFYRNVDGGELAELETDEEYEKVSATFMEMLEAG; this is encoded by the coding sequence ATGTTAGAAAAAATGGGAAGCATTGAGGTTGGGGATATTCTTTCGGTGATGGATCGAGACAATCAGAAACAAAAAATTGAAGTAATCGGTTTGCTAACTATAGAAGATAAAGAATACGCGGCTTTTGCATTTGCAGATGATGGGCAAGAAAAGAACGAGAAAGAGGTAGGTGTATTCTTTTACCGAAATGTTGATGGAGGGGAGCTAGCTGAACTAGAAACGGACGAAGAGTATGAAAAAGTATCTGCAACTTTTATGGAAATGTTAGAAGCGGGATAA
- a CDS encoding GntR family transcriptional regulator translates to MIDKNSHVPIYVQIQELLKQRILLGEYKVGENISSERELSEQLGVSRMTVRQSITNLVNTNLLYREKGRGTFVANPKREQSLHGLTSFTEDMKARGMKPSNKLIQFEKMIPSFDIAKDLQLEKREEVFYVVRIRYADEKPMAIERTFIPVKIFPELDEKKIMGSLYTLIETHRHQKIGNAIQEIEAAILSKEDSECLAMDDLTAGLIIKRTSFLIDGIPFELVRSIYRADRYKFISEINR, encoded by the coding sequence TTGATAGATAAAAATTCTCATGTCCCCATCTATGTTCAAATACAGGAATTGCTAAAGCAACGCATTCTTCTAGGAGAATATAAGGTTGGAGAGAATATTTCTTCCGAGCGAGAGTTATCTGAACAGCTAGGTGTTAGTCGGATGACTGTCAGACAATCTATTACAAACCTAGTAAATACTAATTTGCTCTATAGAGAAAAAGGAAGAGGCACATTCGTAGCTAATCCAAAGAGGGAGCAGTCTTTACATGGTTTAACAAGCTTTACAGAAGATATGAAAGCAAGAGGAATGAAGCCTAGTAATAAACTTATCCAATTTGAAAAAATGATTCCTTCATTTGATATTGCGAAGGATTTGCAATTAGAGAAGAGGGAAGAAGTTTTCTATGTTGTTCGTATTAGATACGCGGATGAAAAACCAATGGCTATTGAAAGAACATTTATACCAGTTAAAATTTTTCCTGAACTAGATGAAAAGAAAATAATGGGATCTTTGTATACACTAATAGAGACACATCGTCATCAGAAAATAGGAAATGCAATTCAAGAAATTGAAGCTGCTATTTTATCCAAAGAAGATAGTGAGTGTTTGGCAATGGACGATTTGACTGCGGGTTTAATTATTAAAAGAACTAGTTTTCTAATTGATGGTATTCCGTTTGAATTAGTACGTAGTATATATCGTGCAGATCGTTATAAATTTATAAGTGAGATTAATAGGTAA
- a CDS encoding SIS domain-containing protein codes for MAESFRKEGILQLFGCGHSHLLAQEAYYHAILRLVKMVIDAAHSNGKSVAIISSNAL; via the coding sequence ATAGCAGAAAGCTTTAGGAAAGAGGGCATATTACAATTATTTGGTTGTGGACACTCTCATCTTTTAGCTCAAGAAGCATATTATCATGCAATACTAAGGCTTGTTAAAATGGTAATAGATGCAGCTCATAGTAACGGTAAAAGTGTAGCAATTATTTCGTCCAATGCACTCTGA
- the nagA gene encoding N-acetylglucosamine-6-phosphate deacetylase translates to MVKTILISNVRLVNHDQDFISDVFLEDGKIKKIGNNLLLDADQQIDGTSKEWILFPGFIDMHIHGSAGFDTMDATEETLRGMARSLLKEGTTSFLATTMTQQVNAIEDALVNVGRFESNVDEAELLGVHIEGPYISQKRVGAQPIEHVIEPSIEQFNRWQKLSGKRIKQITVAPEVTSGFKFVEAISDQGVVVSIGHSDATTEEVEKAVKLGAKQATHLFNQMSPFHHREPGVVGTVLIEEKIKTEIIVDFFHSHRNAVKMAYRLKHAEGIILITDAMRAKGLPYGDYDLGGQIVHVTEHGAHLPNGSLAGSILTMDQAVRNIRDVTGCSLQEIVLMSSGNAAKQLNLKNKGYIAEGLDADLVLMDRNLQVQKTICRGNIVFEK, encoded by the coding sequence GTGGTAAAAACGATACTTATATCAAATGTTAGATTAGTGAATCATGATCAAGATTTCATAAGTGATGTATTTCTCGAGGACGGTAAAATCAAAAAGATAGGAAATAATTTATTGCTCGATGCGGATCAACAAATCGATGGTACTTCTAAAGAGTGGATTTTGTTTCCTGGTTTTATTGATATGCATATTCATGGGTCCGCTGGCTTTGACACAATGGATGCAACGGAGGAAACACTTAGAGGGATGGCACGTTCTTTGCTAAAAGAGGGAACGACGAGTTTTTTAGCAACAACGATGACACAACAGGTGAATGCTATAGAGGATGCTTTAGTGAATGTTGGCCGTTTTGAAAGTAATGTTGATGAAGCAGAACTATTGGGGGTACATATAGAAGGTCCTTATATTTCCCAAAAACGAGTTGGCGCACAACCAATTGAACATGTTATAGAACCTTCTATAGAACAATTTAATCGTTGGCAAAAACTAAGTGGGAAACGTATAAAACAAATAACTGTTGCACCAGAAGTAACGAGTGGCTTTAAATTTGTAGAAGCAATTAGTGATCAAGGCGTTGTTGTTTCCATCGGTCATTCAGATGCGACTACTGAAGAAGTTGAAAAGGCTGTAAAGTTAGGTGCTAAGCAAGCCACACATTTATTTAACCAAATGAGCCCTTTTCATCATCGTGAACCGGGAGTAGTTGGGACTGTGTTAATAGAAGAAAAGATTAAAACAGAGATTATTGTTGACTTCTTCCATAGTCATCGGAATGCCGTAAAAATGGCATATCGTTTAAAACATGCGGAAGGAATTATTTTAATTACGGACGCTATGCGAGCGAAAGGATTGCCATATGGAGACTATGATTTGGGAGGACAAATAGTTCATGTTACAGAACATGGAGCACATCTTCCAAATGGTTCTCTGGCCGGTAGTATCCTAACGATGGATCAAGCTGTTCGTAATATTCGAGATGTAACGGGCTGTTCTTTACAAGAGATTGTTTTGATGTCCTCTGGAAATGCTGCTAAGCAATTAAATCTAAAGAATAAAGGATATATCGCAGAAGGTCTGGATGCGGACTTAGTTTTAATGGATAGAAATTTGCAGGTACAAAAAACAATTTGTCGTGGCAATATTGTATTTGAAAAATAA